Proteins from a genomic interval of Stigmatopora nigra isolate UIUO_SnigA chromosome 19, RoL_Snig_1.1, whole genome shotgun sequence:
- the c19h21orf91 gene encoding protein EURL homolog: protein MDEEEQFVNIDLNDDNICSVCKLDTDTGTLSFCHVCFELSIEGVSSATLLHSKSLRGHRDCFEKCHLIANQKLSRSKVSRSAYEGVKLALGQKLNRIIQYAQNRDDHPSDGLGRRGSKLMCHAQQGDRKLLPQSEPRVPRYAPRREVGEAARLPDYAPGVSECHAAQRLRMLEDDARASWNRAALHIRNSPSARRKNERQHQSRSRDELTKMCVDDLHHLNTELLVKIQSVFEELTAAVQEKDSLASELHVRHVAIEQLFKNCAKLPWLHISRAGVKTTTSNGVGAPVE, encoded by the exons ATGGATGAGGAGGAGCAGTTTGTCAACATTGATCTGAACGACGACAATATCTGCAGTGTCTGTAAGCTGGATACAGATACGGGCACTCTATCTTTCTGCCATGTCTGCTTCGAACTCAGCATTGAAG GTGTTTCTTCAGCCACACTTTTGCATTCTAAGTCGCTACGTGGCCACCGCGACTGCTTCGAGAAATGTCACCTCATCGCCAATCAGAAGCTGTCACGCTCCAAGGTGTCCCGAAGTGCCTACGAGGGCGTGAAGCTGGCCCTCGGCCAAAAACTCAATCGTATCATCCAGTACGCCCAGAACAGAGACGACCACCCCTCCGACGGCCTTGGAAGACGTGGGTCCAAGCTCATGTGTCACGCCCAGCAGGGTGACCGTAAACTCTTGCCTCAGTCGGAACCCCGGGTGCCCCGTTACGCTCCTCGGCGGGAAGTGGGGGAAGCCGCCAGGTTGCCCGACTATGCCCCCGGGGTGTCGGAGTGCCATGCCGCACAGAGATTGCGCATGCTGGAGGACGACGCCCGGGCCAGTTGGAACAGGGCGGCTCTACACATTCGTAATTCACCGTCGGCGAGAAGGAAGAATGAACGTCAGCATCAAAGCCGCAGCAGAGATGAAT tgaCTAAAATGTGTGTTGATGACCTTCATCACTTGAACACCGAACTGCTCGTGAAGATTCAAA GTGTATTTGAGGAGCTGACGGCGGCCGTGCAGGAGAAAGACTCACTGGCGTCCGAGCTGCACGTACGTCATGTAGCCATCGAGCAGCTCTTTAAGAACTGTGCCAAGTTGCCCTGGTTGCACATCAGTAGGGCTGGGGTCAAGACCACCACCAGCAATGGCGTTGGAGCACCTGTGGAGTAA
- the ripk4 gene encoding receptor-interacting serine/threonine-protein kinase 4 isoform X1 produces MDVPHGNMGLLRNFDSSEFSSWEKIGSGGFGQVYKVRHVHWKTWLAIKCPPCLHVDDKERSELLEEAKKMEAAKFRYILPVYGICEDPQGLVMEYMETGSLENLLATEPLPWELRFRVIHETAVAMNFLHCMNPPLLHLDLKPANILLDAHYHVKISDFGLARWNGLSRGDDISRDGFCGTIAYLPPESIIEKDRVSDTKHDVYSFSIVIWGILTQKKPYQGENNILQIMVKVVKGVRPDLGKIPRNRPAACNGFLYLMQRCWATNPEARPSFQDITSEAEDLCCKPQEEPKTPTPAGLESELTFCDGLPLHQQVKKSQQPVRPISAMLPEKDYSLSELLTQVDSGISRSFDRLKDDSRQSKENTCKRLSGMSSADSAFSSQDSITLSLEKESAIDSAEFHKRKLCEAIKVNDMAKLMKILQPQDVDLLLDGGDGLVHYAVSSANEEALKFLLLNNADPNLANARGSTPLHLAAEKQLKPLAELLLARRSANVDAKDEDQYTALHWAAQNGDEAVARLLLDRGAAIDETDGQGRTPAHVACQHGQENVVRVLLSRGADVRVKGKDDWTALHFAAWQGHLGIVKLLVKQAGADVNGQTADGRAPLHLAAQRGHYRVARILIELKADVHVTTWEFNTPLHVAAETGHTSTSRLLIKHGADLGAENSQGLTPLHLAYRRGRTATVKMLIDEGAEPQNLGRAQLAQEEPGRSNLGGCSAEGPRESTPSFPTPEHEQPVKPKSLQRRIVILKLTQHKDEPETLNLALC; encoded by the exons ATGGATGTTCCCCATGGGAATATGGGACTGCTCCGGAACTTTGATTCTTCGGAGTTCTCCAGCTGGGAAAAAATTGGCTCAGGTGGATTTGGACAAGTATACAAAGTCCGGCACGTTCATTGGAAAACTTGGCTTGCAATCAAATGCCCTCCTTGTCTCCATGTAGATGACAA GGAACGATCGGAACTGCTGGAGGAAGCCAAGAAAATGGAAGCCGCCAAGTTCCGCTACATTCTGCCCGTCTACGGGATCTGTGAGGACCCTCAAGGCCTGGTCATGGAGTACATGGAGACGGGATCGCTGGAAAACCTGCTGGCGACCGAGCCGCTACCCTGGGAGCTCCGCTTCCGTGTCATCCACGAAACGGCGGTGGCCATGAATTTTTTGCACTGCATGAACCCGCCTCTGCTTCACCTGGACTTGAAACCGGCCAACATTCTACTCGACGCCCACTATCACGTCAAG ATATCAGATTTTGGCTTGGCTCGCTGGAACGGTCTGTCACGGGGCGATGACATCAGTCGAGACGGCTTCTGCGGCACAATCGCCTACCTGCCACCGGAAAGCATCATTGAGAAAGACAGAGTGTCTGACACCAAGCATGACGTATACAG TTTTTCCATTGTTATCTGGGGCATCCTCACTCAGAAAAAACCCTACCAAG GCGAAAATAACATCTTGCAGATCATGGTGAAGGTGGTTAAAGGTGTGCGTCCCGATCTGGGAAAAATCCCGCGTAATCGCCCAGCCGCCTGCAATGGTTTCCTATATCTAATGCAACGCTGCTGGGCAACAAATCCTGAGGCCAGACCCAGCTTCCAAG ACATCACTTCAGAAGCTGAAGATCTGTGCTGTAAACCTCAAGAGGAGCCCAAGACCCCGACCCCGGCGGGATTGGAGTCGGAGCTTACATTCTGTGATGGGCTGCCACTTCACCAG CAggtgaaaaaaagtcaacaaccgGTGCGCCCCATCTCAGCCATGTTGCCCGAAAAGGACTACAGTCTGTCCGAGCTGTTGACCCAAGTGGATTCTGGGATTTCAAGAAGCTTCGATCGCCTGAAGGACGACAGCCGCCAGAGCAAAGAGAACACCTGCAAGAGACTATCCGGCATGTCCTCTGCGGATTCGGCGTTCTCATCACAAGACTCCATAACGCTCTCGTTGGAGAAGGAAAGCGCCATCG ATTCTGCCGAGTTCCACAAAAGGAAACTATGTGAAGCCATCAAAGTCAATGACATGGCCAAGTTGATGAAGATCCTCCAGCCACAAGACGTTGACCTTCTCCTGGACGGCGGGGATGGTCTTGTCCACTATGCGGTCTCCTCGGCCAATGAAGAAGCTCTTAAGTTCCTCCTGCTGAACAATGCCGATCCCAATTTAGCCAATGCGCGAGGCTCCACCCCCCTCCACTTGGCCGCCGAGAAGCAGCTGAAACCGCTGGCGGAACTTCTGCTGGCTCGGCGGAGCGCCAACGTCGACGCCAAGGACGAGGATCAGTATACAGCCTTGCATTGGGCGGCTCAAAATGGCGACGAAGCCGTGGCACGCTTGTTACTGGACCGGGGGGCCGCCATCGACGAAACAGATGGTCAGGGCCGCACGCCCGCCCACGTGGCCTGTCAGCACGGCCAGGAGAACGTCGTTCGAGTGCTGCTGAGTCGTGGTGCAGACGTACGGGTCAAGGGGAAGGACGACTGGACGGCGTTGCACTTTGCTGCCTGGCAG GGTCACCTGGGAATCGTGAAACTGCTGGTCAAGCAGGCCGGGGCCGACGTCAATGGCCAGACGGCGGATGGTCGCGCCCCTCTCCATTTAGCCGCCCAGAGGGGCCATTACCGAGTTGCCCGAATCCTCATCGAACTCAAGGCGGACGTTCACGTGACCACTTGGGAGTTCAACACGCCCTTGCACGTCGCGGCAGAAACCGGTCACACCAGCACATCCCGCCTCCTGATCAAACATGGGGCGGACCTTGGCGCTGAAAATAGCCAAGGGTTAACCCCCCTCCACTTGGCCTATCGGCGAGGCCGCACGGCCACCGTCAAAATGCTCATCGACGAGGGGGCTGAGCCTCAAAACCTTGGCCGTGCCCAACTCGCTCAGGAAGAGCCGGGCCGGTCGAACCTGGGGGGATGCTCGGCGGAGGGCCCCCGGGAATCGACCCCGAGCTTTCCAACACCCGAGCACGAGCAGCCGGTAAAGCCCAAGTCGCTTCAGAGGAGAATCGTCATTCTCAAATTGACGCAGCACAAAGACGAGCCAGAGACTCTTAACTTGGCTTTGTGCTAA
- the ripk4 gene encoding receptor-interacting serine/threonine-protein kinase 4 isoform X2 produces MDVPHGNMGLLRNFDSSEFSSWEKIGSGGFGQVYKVRHVHWKTWLAIKCPPCLHVDDKERSELLEEAKKMEAAKFRYILPVYGICEDPQGLVMEYMETGSLENLLATEPLPWELRFRVIHETAVAMNFLHCMNPPLLHLDLKPANILLDAHYHVKISDFGLARWNGLSRGDDISRDGFCGTIAYLPPESIIEKDRVSDTKHDVYSFSIVIWGILTQKKPYQGENNILQIMVKVVKGVRPDLGKIPRNRPAACNGFLYLMQRCWATNPEARPSFQDITSEAEDLCCKPQEEPKTPTPAGLESELTFCDGLPLHQVKKSQQPVRPISAMLPEKDYSLSELLTQVDSGISRSFDRLKDDSRQSKENTCKRLSGMSSADSAFSSQDSITLSLEKESAIDSAEFHKRKLCEAIKVNDMAKLMKILQPQDVDLLLDGGDGLVHYAVSSANEEALKFLLLNNADPNLANARGSTPLHLAAEKQLKPLAELLLARRSANVDAKDEDQYTALHWAAQNGDEAVARLLLDRGAAIDETDGQGRTPAHVACQHGQENVVRVLLSRGADVRVKGKDDWTALHFAAWQGHLGIVKLLVKQAGADVNGQTADGRAPLHLAAQRGHYRVARILIELKADVHVTTWEFNTPLHVAAETGHTSTSRLLIKHGADLGAENSQGLTPLHLAYRRGRTATVKMLIDEGAEPQNLGRAQLAQEEPGRSNLGGCSAEGPRESTPSFPTPEHEQPVKPKSLQRRIVILKLTQHKDEPETLNLALC; encoded by the exons ATGGATGTTCCCCATGGGAATATGGGACTGCTCCGGAACTTTGATTCTTCGGAGTTCTCCAGCTGGGAAAAAATTGGCTCAGGTGGATTTGGACAAGTATACAAAGTCCGGCACGTTCATTGGAAAACTTGGCTTGCAATCAAATGCCCTCCTTGTCTCCATGTAGATGACAA GGAACGATCGGAACTGCTGGAGGAAGCCAAGAAAATGGAAGCCGCCAAGTTCCGCTACATTCTGCCCGTCTACGGGATCTGTGAGGACCCTCAAGGCCTGGTCATGGAGTACATGGAGACGGGATCGCTGGAAAACCTGCTGGCGACCGAGCCGCTACCCTGGGAGCTCCGCTTCCGTGTCATCCACGAAACGGCGGTGGCCATGAATTTTTTGCACTGCATGAACCCGCCTCTGCTTCACCTGGACTTGAAACCGGCCAACATTCTACTCGACGCCCACTATCACGTCAAG ATATCAGATTTTGGCTTGGCTCGCTGGAACGGTCTGTCACGGGGCGATGACATCAGTCGAGACGGCTTCTGCGGCACAATCGCCTACCTGCCACCGGAAAGCATCATTGAGAAAGACAGAGTGTCTGACACCAAGCATGACGTATACAG TTTTTCCATTGTTATCTGGGGCATCCTCACTCAGAAAAAACCCTACCAAG GCGAAAATAACATCTTGCAGATCATGGTGAAGGTGGTTAAAGGTGTGCGTCCCGATCTGGGAAAAATCCCGCGTAATCGCCCAGCCGCCTGCAATGGTTTCCTATATCTAATGCAACGCTGCTGGGCAACAAATCCTGAGGCCAGACCCAGCTTCCAAG ACATCACTTCAGAAGCTGAAGATCTGTGCTGTAAACCTCAAGAGGAGCCCAAGACCCCGACCCCGGCGGGATTGGAGTCGGAGCTTACATTCTGTGATGGGCTGCCACTTCACCAG gtgaaaaaaagtcaacaaccgGTGCGCCCCATCTCAGCCATGTTGCCCGAAAAGGACTACAGTCTGTCCGAGCTGTTGACCCAAGTGGATTCTGGGATTTCAAGAAGCTTCGATCGCCTGAAGGACGACAGCCGCCAGAGCAAAGAGAACACCTGCAAGAGACTATCCGGCATGTCCTCTGCGGATTCGGCGTTCTCATCACAAGACTCCATAACGCTCTCGTTGGAGAAGGAAAGCGCCATCG ATTCTGCCGAGTTCCACAAAAGGAAACTATGTGAAGCCATCAAAGTCAATGACATGGCCAAGTTGATGAAGATCCTCCAGCCACAAGACGTTGACCTTCTCCTGGACGGCGGGGATGGTCTTGTCCACTATGCGGTCTCCTCGGCCAATGAAGAAGCTCTTAAGTTCCTCCTGCTGAACAATGCCGATCCCAATTTAGCCAATGCGCGAGGCTCCACCCCCCTCCACTTGGCCGCCGAGAAGCAGCTGAAACCGCTGGCGGAACTTCTGCTGGCTCGGCGGAGCGCCAACGTCGACGCCAAGGACGAGGATCAGTATACAGCCTTGCATTGGGCGGCTCAAAATGGCGACGAAGCCGTGGCACGCTTGTTACTGGACCGGGGGGCCGCCATCGACGAAACAGATGGTCAGGGCCGCACGCCCGCCCACGTGGCCTGTCAGCACGGCCAGGAGAACGTCGTTCGAGTGCTGCTGAGTCGTGGTGCAGACGTACGGGTCAAGGGGAAGGACGACTGGACGGCGTTGCACTTTGCTGCCTGGCAG GGTCACCTGGGAATCGTGAAACTGCTGGTCAAGCAGGCCGGGGCCGACGTCAATGGCCAGACGGCGGATGGTCGCGCCCCTCTCCATTTAGCCGCCCAGAGGGGCCATTACCGAGTTGCCCGAATCCTCATCGAACTCAAGGCGGACGTTCACGTGACCACTTGGGAGTTCAACACGCCCTTGCACGTCGCGGCAGAAACCGGTCACACCAGCACATCCCGCCTCCTGATCAAACATGGGGCGGACCTTGGCGCTGAAAATAGCCAAGGGTTAACCCCCCTCCACTTGGCCTATCGGCGAGGCCGCACGGCCACCGTCAAAATGCTCATCGACGAGGGGGCTGAGCCTCAAAACCTTGGCCGTGCCCAACTCGCTCAGGAAGAGCCGGGCCGGTCGAACCTGGGGGGATGCTCGGCGGAGGGCCCCCGGGAATCGACCCCGAGCTTTCCAACACCCGAGCACGAGCAGCCGGTAAAGCCCAAGTCGCTTCAGAGGAGAATCGTCATTCTCAAATTGACGCAGCACAAAGACGAGCCAGAGACTCTTAACTTGGCTTTGTGCTAA